The following is a genomic window from Saprospiraceae bacterium.
TGTTACTTTTTTCTTTTCATCAAAGTGGTATTCCACCCACTCAGTAGTATTTTTTTTGGGCCACCAATGGAGATATGAAGCTTCACGGTCACTTGAATCCTGTGGAATATAATGATCATTTATGGCTTTGAGCATTCGTGCATTATTTATAGATGATGACACTTTTGCATATTTTGAAATGTTAAGAGGTGATTTTGGTTTAGCAACAGAAACATCATGAGGTATCCATACCAGCATTTCAGAAGGACCTCGGTTTGCCCATGTATAGTATGGTATTGCCTTTAAAGGTTGTTCTTGACTTTTTGCAACTGTACTGTCAGCGTTTTGAAACAGATATTTGCCTTTTAAATGTAATACATTAACACCACCCAATAATCCGGCATCAAATCTTTTATTGACTTCTACATCTTCAGAAACAAGCAAATTACTGATGGATGATTCATTATCTGGACTTTCTATACAATACACTATTGGTCCCAATTCCAGAGCAATTTTCTTCTGATTGGCGGCTACCTGATTATTAGACACCACTTTTTTTACTTCCATTGGTAGTTCAAATGTGACGACATCACCTTTTTTCCAGAGTTTGTTGATTACTGCATATCCATTTTCAATTTTTACAGGTGTTACCTTTCCATTAGTTAAGATGACAATATTAGCTTTCTCAGGATTTTTATAAAAGTATAGGTCACCGGATGTAGGTTGGCCATTTGCCCATCCGGGTATCCTGATTTTCAAGTCAAATTTTTCTTTTTTAACCGGGTTTATTTTTATCATTATCTTCCCATCCCATGGATATTCGGTGATTTGCTGTATGTTAATTTTATTTTTTGCATAAGAAATGTTAGCGGATGAACTGGCAAAAAGATTTACGAAAATACCTTTTTCATCCTGAGCATAAATGTAGCCTGGCACTGAAGGCAGAAATCGGGTCATATTTGAGACGCAGCAAGCACAATTATGCCAATCACTTCTTTGATGCTGGCCTATCGATGCCAGTGGGTTAGGATAAAAGAAATGATCACCACTGAGCGATACACCGGACACCAGTCCATTGTACAGGGTTCTTTCGAGGATATCAATATATTTTGATTCACCTGTCATGGCAAACATTCGCATGTTCCAATAAACGTTGGCGATTGCAGCACAGGTTTCAGCGTATGCCGACATGTTTGGAAGAAAATAATCCTCCCCAAATGCTTCACCATTGCCTGTGGCCCCTATGCCGCCAGTGATATATAGTTTTTTTTGTACAACATCTTCCCAGATGTGATTGAGTGCATTTTTATAATCCTTATCTCCAGTCAATGCCGCAATATCAGCCATACCGCTATACATATAAGTAGCACGTACAGCATGGCCGACTGCGGTAGTTTGTTCGGTCACTTTTTTGTGAGACTGGCTATATTCCTGGTTTAAATGGCCTTCCTGTCCTCTGAGGTCCAGGAAAAATTTTGCAAGATCTAAATATTCCTTTTTCCCTGTAATCCTGTACAATTTTACAAGGCCTGTTTCAATAATCTGATGTCCGGGGAATTTTTCAGTTTTTCCATAACCGAATTCTTTCACATGTAAATCCGCATTCTTTAGTGCAATATTTAATAAATTTCTTTTGCCCGTTGCTAAAAAATGAGCAGATGCA
Proteins encoded in this region:
- a CDS encoding glycoside hydrolase family 127 protein, producing MNLKLFILCTISIATCSLFGQNLDYPIRPVSFNHVKIDDKFWLPKININADVSIPHTLSKCESEDRMANFKRAAGVIKDNKSSTYPFDDSDLYKVIEGASYSLQSKPNPLLEKYLDTLIALIGSAQEPDGYLFTFRTMPLKEPHPWLGKSRWELDEDLSHELYNVGHLYEAASAHFLATGKRNLLNIALKNADLHVKEFGYGKTEKFPGHQIIETGLVKLYRITGKKEYLDLAKFFLDLRGQEGHLNQEYSQSHKKVTEQTTAVGHAVRATYMYSGMADIAALTGDKDYKNALNHIWEDVVQKKLYITGGIGATGNGEAFGEDYFLPNMSAYAETCAAIANVYWNMRMFAMTGESKYIDILERTLYNGLVSGVSLSGDHFFYPNPLASIGQHQRSDWHNCACCVSNMTRFLPSVPGYIYAQDEKGIFVNLFASSSANISYAKNKINIQQITEYPWDGKIMIKINPVKKEKFDLKIRIPGWANGQPTSGDLYFYKNPEKANIVILTNGKVTPVKIENGYAVINKLWKKGDVVTFELPMEVKKVVSNNQVAANQKKIALELGPIVYCIESPDNESSISNLLVSEDVEVNKRFDAGLLGGVNVLHLKGKYLFQNADSTVAKSQEQPLKAIPYYTWANRGPSEMLVWIPHDVSVAKPKSPLNISKYAKVSSSINNARMLKAINDHYIPQDSSDREASYLHWWPKKNTTEWVEYHFDEKKKVTESSVYWFDDGPWGGCRTPVSWRILYKSGSDWYPAQTTESYKVIKNQLNKVTFTPVETTAIRMEVVLPEQFSAGIYEWIIN